TGAGGCGTTCTCCAGCCCCAGATGCGCGGCCACCGCTTCCCCTTTTTTCAGGGCCTGCTCGCGCGGAGTATCCGGCAAGGTATAGCCACTTTGCACAATCGCCTTATGGAATAACCCCTTCGCCAGCGGCGATGCCAGCAGAGACAGCACGCTGCGTGCGCCAGCGGATTCGCCAAACAGCGTGACGTTCTCAGGATCGCCCCCGAAGGCCGCGATATTATCCCGCACCCATTCGAGGGCGGCGATCTGGTCCAGCAGGGCAAAATTATGCACCACGCGATCTTCTTCCCCCTCCAGCGCAGGATGGGCGAAAAAGCCGAGATGGCCGAGACGGTAATTGATGGTGACAATAACCACGCCGCGTCCTGCCAGCGCTTTGCCATTGTAGGGTGGCAAGCCACCCGCGCCGATGGTGAACCCGCCCCCGTGTAGCCACACCATCACCGGGAGCGGCTCAGCACGGTTAACCGGCGACCAGACGTTCAGATACAGGCAATCTTCAGAAAACTGGCCGGGATCGCCCCCACCCAGCTCCTGACAATATTCGCTACTTTGCCAGCTTGAGGAAGAGAACGCCGACGCCTGGCGAACGCCATCCCAGCGCTCGGGCGGACGCGGAGAGCGCCAGCGCCCGTTGCCGACGGGTGGTGCGGCGTAGGGAATGCCGTACCACGCATGAACATTATCATCAGTAAAACCAGCCAGTGCGCCGTAGCGCGTTTCAACCACAGGGGCGGAGGGATATTGCATAACCACCTTCTTTTTCCATCACACCCCTGAAGAGTAACGATTTCAGAGCAAACCGCAACGCTGTTTGCTGCGCGTTTCCGCCTCCTGATACAGTGCGAACTCGTCATAGACCGGGCAGCCCAACGCCGCTTCAAAGGCATCGCGGCTGGCGTTACCGTGGCTGCGCGCCTGGGTTTCATTCCCGAGATTGGACTGGAAAATCCCTGCGGCGCTGACCGGCAGGAAATCTTCGTAGGTGATCGGTTGCGCAACCACCCATCCGCGCTCAATCAACGGCTGCGGATCGTCACCGGGGCGAAACGCCTGGCGATGCGCTTCACCGGCTGGCGTCAGGCGATAGCGGAAATACGCCAGTTCCTGCCGCCGCATCATCAGCTCGCTGTCCGGGAAGGCGCTGAACACTTCACGCAGATGAAGCTGGTGTGTCAGGTTGTCTTTGCCGGTGCCGGACTCGGCGAGCAACCTGTCATAAAGCTCGCGACCTTTCGGCGTTAACGCGACCCCGCGCTGTTCAATTTCACCAAAGCGCGCGGTATGGGTGCCTTTATGCTCTCCGGCAAACAGCACCGGCTCTTCCAGTGCCTTAAAGCTGGTCTGGCGCAATAATACCGGCACTTCGCGACGCGGCGGCCCTTCAATCAGAATTTTGGGTTCAATACCGTATTTCGGCATCAGCTCCTGCACCCGGTCAATATCCAGCGTGCGCGGCGTAAGGTGGTTAATATGGCAACCCGGGAAGCAGACCACATCCGCAATCAGACGATGTTCATTATGCAGCGCCAGATAGGTCTCCTGATCGACCGTCGCATGACGGTGCCAGCGGAAGGTTTCTAACGCTTCCTGAACAAACTCCCGCGCCTGCGCCCCGGTGAACGCCCCCTCTTTTTCATGCAGTTCGATGAGTTCCAGACAGCGCGGCGTAAAGATGTTGCGGTGAGAGAGGATCTCCGCCGCCCGCTCGCGCAGGGCGACGTTTTCAATCAACTCAAGGCGCAGCAGTGAGGTAAAGATACGAAACGGGTTGCGGCACAGCGCCGCATCATCCACCGGACGGAATGCCGTTGAATGAACGGGGACGCCCGCCTGCGAGAGATCGTAGTAGCTGACCGGGTACATGCCCATGATGGCAAACATGCGACGCAAGGTAGAAAGCTCTTGCGCGGTGCCAACGCGGATGGCTCCGTGACGCTCCACATTCAGGCGCGCCAGTTCATCTGCATTGGCCAGTTGTTCGTGTAAGAGTGGATTATTTTCCAGAACCGCCAGGTTTACGTCCGCGACCAGCTCAAGCAAGGTGCCGTACTGCGGAACTTCCTGCTGGTACATCGCCGACATAGCCTGCGAAAAGTGTTCCCGAATATCATCAGCCGTGATGGTGTTCGCCATGGTGTCATGCCTCCAGTGAATATTACCTGGAGTGTAGAGAAACCCGTTCCTTCCGGGGGGAAGAATTTACGATTTGTGATCTTACAACGACAGTGGTCAAACCGTGTGCTACCGACCCTGATCAGACCGTCGCGGAGGCCCTTTTCGTCTCGTCAATTTGATCAGGATTTTCCTTATAATTATTTATGAGACTGTTTTCTAGCTATAAAGGAGTAATTTTCCGCGCCATCCTGACTAAGAAATAAACGAATCGCCACGTGTCTTATTTTTATCCTGAGCTTTCAGGTTTTTATGGCGAAGTTAGGATTAATCTTAGCGCTTGCTTACAAGTACCTCCCACTCATCCATATTTTTGCGTCAAGCGAAGCGTAAACCCTCCGATATTTCAAAATAACGCAACCGCTAATAGCGAAAGGCATTTGACGCATGCCACACAGCGACTACAGTTATTAATCGAACGACGAGTGATACGGAATATTTCTGTATCGTACTGACATAACCAATATATGAATATGAGGTTTAATATGGCAGAGCATCGTGGTGGTTCCGGTAATTTCGCTGAAGACCGTGAAAAAGCATCAGAAGCTGGACGTAAAGGCGGCCAGCACAGCGGTGGTAATTTTAAAAACGATCCGCAACGCGCATCTGAAGCGGGTAAGAAAGGGGGTCAAAACAGTCACGGCGGAGGCCGTAAATCTGATAACTCCTGATCTTATTTAACAGTCTTAATAATACCAGAGAGCATGCTGCGAGCCGACAGGCTCGCAGTACCCCTTTTACGTATTAACCGGAGCATAATATATGAATATGAAAAGTATCGAAGATGTCTTTATTCATCTCCTGTCCGATACCTAC
This region of Enterobacter cloacae complex sp. R_G8 genomic DNA includes:
- a CDS encoding VOC family protein, translated to MANTITADDIREHFSQAMSAMYQQEVPQYGTLLELVADVNLAVLENNPLLHEQLANADELARLNVERHGAIRVGTAQELSTLRRMFAIMGMYPVSYYDLSQAGVPVHSTAFRPVDDAALCRNPFRIFTSLLRLELIENVALRERAAEILSHRNIFTPRCLELIELHEKEGAFTGAQAREFVQEALETFRWHRHATVDQETYLALHNEHRLIADVVCFPGCHINHLTPRTLDIDRVQELMPKYGIEPKILIEGPPRREVPVLLRQTSFKALEEPVLFAGEHKGTHTARFGEIEQRGVALTPKGRELYDRLLAESGTGKDNLTHQLHLREVFSAFPDSELMMRRQELAYFRYRLTPAGEAHRQAFRPGDDPQPLIERGWVVAQPITYEDFLPVSAAGIFQSNLGNETQARSHGNASRDAFEAALGCPVYDEFALYQEAETRSKQRCGLL
- a CDS encoding general stress protein is translated as MAEHRGGSGNFAEDREKASEAGRKGGQHSGGNFKNDPQRASEAGKKGGQNSHGGGRKSDNS